Below is a genomic region from Rhododendron vialii isolate Sample 1 chromosome 5a, ASM3025357v1.
CGCTGATTGATCACCTCAATCTCTGTACACATCTTCTCCATATCCATGAAAAAATCCATTTGGTTCTCTCTTTCCTGTAAGAACCCCCATCCTCAATTTCGCACTAGACTAGGGTTGTACTAAATTGCTGTTTaatcttcaaaacaaagaaaaaaacaaatgagggTTCTACCAACTCCTCCCAGGCCgaattttgaagaagaagaagaagaggaggagctATGGCAAGGGCGACGTTCCATCTGCAGTTTGAGATAACCATTGAAATCCTCTCAAGATTGCCAGTGAAATCCCTGTTGCGATTCCAGTCCGTTTGCAAAACCTGGTATGCCCTCATCAAAACCCCTAGTTTCATCGCCCAACATGATATAACCCAGTCCACTCTAGATTCCACCTCTCTCCTCGTAATCACTTACAATGGTAAAACCCAAACCTTTGCCATGTCTTTAGTTAATGAAGGGTTTAGTAATGGCCCTGTTAATCTCGATTTCCCGTTTCTGAACAGGAGGAATTATCTTCCCATTGGGATACATAATAGGGGGGATTTTCTTTCCGTAGGGGGTATATGCAATGGTTTAGCTTATATAAGTTTGTCTCACGTTGGATATCCATTGATTCTATGCAATCCCTCCACCAGAAAGTTTCGGGATATTCCGAATTTGGAATGGAATTGGTTGGGTGAGAATGATTACAATCGCCAAATGCTTGTTAGGTGGGTAAGTTTTGGGTTTGGCTTCCATCCCAGTGCTCGTGATTACAAATTGATTTGAATTGTGTCTTATGTTACTACTACTTCCATTCAAGGTGATGTTTCCAATGATGATCATATCCGAGCTGATCTGTATGTGATGAGCACTGATACTTGGACAGAAATTGATGTTAATAAGCTTTCTTTGGTCTTTGGGGAGATCAATGACTTTGGGGTGTACGATGTTATTGTGCACATTGTTGAATGTTTTGCTTTAGCAGTCTTGAATGGAGTTTTCTATTGGCCGGCATGTCTGGTCTCGACTTATCAAGTGGTTGTTATGTCCTTCGACATGGGTGATGAGTGATGAGGTGTTCAAGAAAATAACAACACCAGAGTGTTTGGATATGACTTGGAATAAAGCTAACTGGAAATTTACGGAATTAAATGATAAACTTGCTCTGGTTATTTCTGCTGATGAAAGGGCCTTTGATGTGTGGGTGCTCAATGAAAACGAGTTTTTGTGGACTAACCAAGTTAAACTTGGATTCCAAGCTAAACTGGGATCTTTTCCATGGCTTCCAAGTTACAAGGGAAATTGGGAAGATGCTGAAAATACGGTGGTGGGAGGTTTGAAAGATGGTGAATTGTTAGTGGCTGCGCATAAAGTTTCTGGTGATTTAAAGCTCTTTTTGTATGATACGAACGCCCGGAAAACGAAGGATCTTTGTTTTGGTAATGTTCCACATGAATCTTTTGCTTATTTGTGTGCGGGAACCTTACTTCCAGTCATGCAAGTCAATGAAATAGTGCTCAATCAGAAGAACGAGAAAAGAAAGCTTTGATTTCTTGGAATTTACTCCAGTGcgatatttatttttatgacgTTTCCTCTGATCATTCGTTTTTATTTCAGTTACAGTTGCTTAACAATGCCTCAAAGTAGACACTTTTGAAAACTAACGTAAAACTACTCTTATGCTAGTGctatgttgagttccatgtatGACACTGAAAGTACTTTCTTTTGAATATGTAATCTACAAATGAATTGACCGTGCCAACGGCACCCTCTCAAATTTTACACATACAATTCTCTGGATTGTGATTGTTAGAATAAATGGATATAATAAATAATATCGTGATATTGatatttgattgtaattaggatgattttCTTCCATAATTAATTGGTATGATTTTCTTCCTTAATTAGGGTccctctcctctataaatagaggAGCTCATTGTATAGTGTtatcgaattcaataaaatatctcttctctcatatttaacagTGATAAACTCTTCCCATAAATCAAACCTCGTAGGACGAGTATGGATTTTTGGTCAAACCTAC
It encodes:
- the LOC131327438 gene encoding putative F-box protein At2g16220; translation: MARATFHLQFEITIEILSRLPVKSLLRFQSVCKTWYALIKTPSFIAQHDITQSTLDSTSLLVITYNGKTQTFAMSLVNEGFSNGPVNLDFPFLNRRNYLPIGIHNRGDFLSVGGICNGLAYISLSHVGYPLILCNPSTRKFRDIPNLEWNWLGENDYNRQMLVRWVSFGFGFHPSARDYKLI